A window of Microcystis aeruginosa FD4 contains these coding sequences:
- a CDS encoding hybrid sensor histidine kinase/response regulator has product MNASPAYVCSQVLSSTHLEQIRSWWGQLAIQVTGPRISLSERDIPPQTGEIYQLLLSTDLQALLLASPQGHNFQYEVRISFETNTIKNFLQGLAVKSLHHPKIQQGYQILNLPLSINVSSFQNKILVKILSIISAPSADGGCPRIFSVCQPVEAALSQQIEQERLLNQVITQIRQSLELPVILETVVREAREFLQVDRLLIYQFFPDTGEGKGKITSESRISDQINSVLNLTPEDDCFSYIPQYKEKYRQGLIMAVDDVDVNYSSSFCLSEFLRQHQVQSKLIAPIVVQEELWGLLIAHQCQQKRRWLPQEKKFLGQIGEHLAIAIYQAQLYSQVQEQKDIFECRVIERTQELQDTLMAAEAANLCKSEFLNNMSHELLTPLTCIIGLSSTLQKCSAASNFLPPDKQKHYLQVIQDNGNKLLELINDLLNFSQVSAGKAVLDIKQFSLKYLCNHVLEIIKMEAKNKEINLILEMKIAEKEHYFYADYDRVQQILLYLLKNALKFTPEQGAVTLRLWKEGSQVIFQVEDTGIGIPAQKIPLLFEKFTQLDGSRKRRYGGVGLGLALTKQLVELHHGTIEVESCLDKGSIFTVRLPQQKPPKSQPQPSDHNPHFNHHHPTVVLIESDEEIANLICELLMVAHYQVIWLIDSVSAIKKIEIVQPSIIIVDRKMPDIYHLCHLLKKSSQTQASKVLILNDTPEISVDFLGRHGIDDYLLKPIQPSLLLEKIRYLTAL; this is encoded by the coding sequence ATGAACGCTTCTCCCGCTTATGTTTGCTCTCAAGTGTTGTCATCTACTCACCTCGAACAAATTCGTTCTTGGTGGGGACAGTTGGCAATACAGGTGACAGGGCCGAGGATTAGTCTCAGTGAAAGAGATATTCCCCCACAGACGGGGGAAATCTATCAACTCTTGCTTTCCACTGACCTACAAGCTTTATTGTTAGCCAGTCCCCAAGGGCATAATTTTCAGTACGAAGTCCGCATTAGTTTTGAAACGAACACGATTAAAAATTTTCTGCAAGGACTGGCCGTCAAGTCTCTCCACCACCCGAAAATTCAGCAGGGTTATCAAATTTTAAATTTGCCTCTATCCATTAATGTCAGCAGTTTTCAAAATAAAATTTTAGTCAAAATTCTCTCGATAATTTCTGCTCCGTCTGCTGATGGGGGTTGTCCCCGCATCTTCTCCGTTTGTCAACCAGTAGAAGCTGCCCTATCCCAACAAATCGAACAGGAAAGATTATTAAACCAAGTCATCACCCAAATTCGTCAGAGTCTGGAGTTACCGGTGATTCTGGAAACCGTGGTTAGGGAAGCGCGGGAATTTCTGCAAGTGGACCGATTGTTAATTTATCAATTTTTCCCCGATACCGGTGAGGGAAAGGGAAAAATAACTTCCGAGTCGCGCATTTCCGACCAGATAAATTCCGTGTTAAATTTAACCCCCGAAGACGATTGTTTTTCCTATATTCCCCAATACAAGGAAAAGTATCGTCAAGGATTAATTATGGCCGTGGATGATGTGGATGTTAACTATTCTTCTTCCTTCTGTTTGTCCGAATTTTTGCGACAACACCAAGTGCAATCAAAATTAATCGCCCCGATTGTGGTACAAGAAGAATTGTGGGGTTTATTAATTGCCCATCAATGTCAACAAAAACGCCGATGGTTGCCGCAAGAAAAGAAATTTTTAGGTCAGATTGGGGAACATCTCGCCATCGCTATCTATCAAGCGCAATTATATTCCCAAGTCCAGGAACAAAAAGATATTTTTGAGTGCCGGGTAATAGAAAGAACCCAAGAATTACAAGATACTTTAATGGCCGCAGAAGCAGCTAACCTCTGCAAAAGTGAATTTTTAAATAATATGAGTCATGAGTTATTAACTCCCCTAACTTGTATTATTGGTTTGTCCAGTACCCTGCAAAAATGCTCGGCAGCCAGTAATTTTTTACCTCCCGACAAACAAAAACACTATCTACAAGTGATTCAGGATAACGGCAATAAACTATTAGAATTAATTAATGACTTGCTTAATTTCTCGCAAGTTTCGGCAGGAAAAGCCGTTTTAGATATTAAACAATTTTCGCTAAAATATCTCTGTAATCATGTTTTAGAGATTATCAAAATGGAGGCAAAAAATAAAGAAATTAATCTGATTTTAGAGATGAAAATCGCCGAAAAAGAGCATTATTTTTATGCCGATTATGATCGAGTTCAGCAGATACTTTTATACTTGTTAAAAAATGCCCTGAAATTTACCCCCGAACAGGGTGCTGTCACGCTGAGACTGTGGAAAGAAGGTAGTCAGGTCATTTTTCAGGTAGAAGACACGGGCATCGGCATTCCTGCTCAAAAAATACCGCTTCTGTTTGAAAAATTTACCCAATTGGATGGCTCTCGCAAACGTCGTTATGGTGGTGTGGGATTAGGATTGGCTTTAACTAAACAATTAGTGGAACTCCATCACGGCACGATCGAGGTAGAATCTTGCTTAGATAAAGGTTCCATCTTTACCGTCCGTTTACCTCAACAAAAGCCCCCCAAATCTCAACCCCAACCCTCGGATCATAATCCCCATTTTAATCACCACCATCCCACTGTAGTTTTAATTGAAAGTGACGAAGAAATTGCCAATCTTATTTGTGAGTTATTGATGGTGGCACATTATCAAGTTATTTGGTTAATCGATAGTGTCTCCGCTATCAAAAAAATTGAGATCGTGCAGCCAAGTATTATAATTGTCGATCGGAAAATGCCCGATATATATCATCTCTGTCATCTCTTAAAAAAATCCAGCCAAACTCAAGCCAGTAAAGTGCTAATCTTGAATGATACCCCCGAAATCAGCGTTGATTTCCTCGGTCGTCATGGCATTGACGACTATCTCCTCAAACCGATTCAACCCTCCCTATTGTTGGAAAAAATCCGCTATCTAACCGCTTTATAA
- a CDS encoding photosystem I reaction center subunit VIII, whose product MTGAYAASYLPWILIPIVCWLMPAVVMGLLFIYIESES is encoded by the coding sequence ATGACTGGTGCCTACGCAGCTTCTTATCTGCCTTGGATTTTAATCCCGATCGTCTGTTGGTTAATGCCAGCCGTAGTGATGGGTTTGTTATTTATCTATATCGAGAGTGAATCCTAA